CGATTGGCGATGCCCGTCAGTCCGTCGCGGGTGGCGAGCGCGGCAAGCTGGGTCTCCAGTTCCTTGTGCTCGGTCATGTCGCGGGACACTGCGACGACACCGTCGATCTCGGCGGTTTGCGGATCGCGTGTCACATTGAGCGAGGACTCGACCCAGATCTCGCCCTTCTCCCGATGGCGCGTGCGATAGGTCAGTTTTGCTTCCGCCAGGTCGCCGCGCCGGAGCGCCTCGACCGTTCGGTCGACTGCCGGCCTGTCATCCGGGTTGATCCCGTTCAGCGCCGGCGTGCCGATCAGGTCCGCGGCGCTCCAGCCGACCACCCGGACCGCCGATGGCGAGACATAGATCAGCTGACCGTCGAAACCGATGCGGCTGACCATGTCGCTGGAGGCTTCGGCCAGCAGGCGGAAATCCGCCTCGCGGGCCTCGACGACATGGGCCATCCGCTGCCGCTCGATCATCTGCCGCACCAGGAACAGACCGAGCATTGCGATCAGCATGGTCAACCCGGCGACGAAGGTCATCCGCTCGACTGCGGCGACGCGCCAGCTTGCCAGCACGTCGGCACGTCCCCTCGAGGCGACCACGATCAACGGGAAGCGTTCGCTGCGTCGATAGGCACTCAGCCGTTCGATGCCGTCGAGCGCCGAGGTGAAGGCCAATGTGCCGGCGGTTTGGCGAGCGGCATGGTGGACCACCGGCGAGGCCGAAACATCGCGTCCGATGAAGCTGTCATCGACGGGGAAACGGGCCAGCAGGGTGCCATTGGCCGCGATCAGGGCGAGCGAGCCTTGCTTGCCCATGTCGAACTGGCTGTAGAATGTCTCGAAATAGGCGATGTCCACCGTGGCCAGAACGACGCCGGCAAACTCGCCCTCGGGCGTCTGGACGCGGCGCGAGACGGTGACGATCCACTGGCCGCCGGATCGACTTCTGACCGGTCGCCCGATGAACGCGCCGCGTTCCGTCGAACTGCGGTGATGGGCAAAATAGTCCCGATCGCTGTTGTTGAAGCGTGCGACGTCGACCGGCTCGCTCGTCGCGAGCCAAGCCCCGTCCGCGCCATAGACGAACAGGCCGCGCAACCGCGG
This portion of the Phreatobacter stygius genome encodes:
- a CDS encoding diguanylate cyclase domain-containing protein, whose amino-acid sequence is MDARLTGKAHSKRELTSSHLLRWAWDRRRNGPMPMSYMSRPVSTSMKRHLPGIAAAFVMLVCGAILAMGALREWSARDQDLRAAEVDAANLVRSLLQHAEDSIELVDNAVIGVVHRLETEGTTPAAMARLQGVLHLRKATMPRLRGLFVYGADGAWLATSEPVDVARFNNSDRDYFAHHRSSTERGAFIGRPVRSRSGGQWIVTVSRRVQTPEGEFAGVVLATVDIAYFETFYSQFDMGKQGSLALIAANGTLLARFPVDDSFIGRDVSASPVVHHAARQTAGTLAFTSALDGIERLSAYRRSERFPLIVVASRGRADVLASWRVAAVERMTFVAGLTMLIAMLGLFLVRQMIERQRMAHVVEAREADFRLLAEASSDMVSRIGFDGQLIYVSPSAVRVVGWSAADLIGTPALNGINPDDRPAVDRTVEALRRGDLAEAKLTYRTRHREKGEIWVESSLNVTRDPQTAEIDGVVAVSRDMTEHKELETQLAALATRDGLTGIANRRCFDEVFEAEWLRCQRDGDPVSLLLIDVDQFKKFNDGYGHQSGDECLRRVAVAISQVARRPADSAARYGGEEFALLMPSTDPAGCERMGERVRLAIQELGLAHRGNPPVHVVTVSIGCATVYPSAATPDRSALIEAADMALYAAKRAGRNVIKLAPVVHRLSPATRKTA